One part of the Aspergillus luchuensis IFO 4308 DNA, chromosome 5, nearly complete sequence genome encodes these proteins:
- a CDS encoding exocyst subunit SEC8 (COG:U;~EggNog:ENOG410PGD6;~InterPro:IPR039682,IPR007191;~PFAM:PF04048;~go_component: GO:0000145 - exocyst [Evidence IEA];~go_process: GO:0006904 - vesicle docking involved in exocytosis [Evidence IEA];~go_process: GO:0090522 - vesicle tethering involved in exocytosis [Evidence IEA]) has protein sequence MSGSNPYANGYGYSDTSRYDRGDGGYGGSSSSLGMNGYGGGSAERERRPGGYGGFYPEPSSSSLSPGQSPERRRERRERDGDHSSSRSRTRDGEADRRALGSRDGRPRGDNSWLGNNSSGENVPGHAAGPQAIEDVLQMVQREWDFVASENCVPVQVALQLMDTSTLGKADREPDFIRINDKIQRTLKSVVNEHHQGFNSSIGTYHKIQSSIQSSQSRVRTLKISLEEAKSGLLSTKPELKGLATSSQKYDDIIQLFSQIQEIQSLPERLESRISDKRFLAAVEVLHNALRLLRRSELENIGALADIRAYFGNQEASLTDILIEELHDHLYLKSPYCSGRWKPPAADGENGAHPSSWTGTSSWERPVYAFLGKLDASTPMVEDASRNPEADTFYYIQLLIEALNKMGHLDIAVDRIEQRLPVELFAVVDKTNAEIDARYPNNTRGFASQDSKSSLPTDIIEKRGHVLSEFLWTLYAKFEAIAEGHRVVHDVIAAIVEREGIPKGSALAGGFKELWKLYQSEIRSLMHDYLATDGESSFRPRHEEAEAKRQLYTGQRDKNKKMFKLSETDHTTEIQAEQNELDEILRSSVPGLVTKSSQKAAVIDASDSRQGNSGTGHKILIEPSVFNMSLLLPPSLSFIQRLKEIVPVDSDIAMSTLTSFLDDFLVNVFLPQLDETVTDLCTLSFISPDAFTEDPHWSGVSPRPVFRGTVKFMSIIREFSKMLSSIPHDQAFTQLLLSQIVTYYDKCCGWYKAIVTKTSPRDNGEVRLKAAARHAESGDVHDIITELWNGVTENKRELVDKETDILIKSTNEVPLEPYDIISDPKTVVSLSLLFNSMQWFASHLAQLRQITQPASDSRQTESRPANRRWTLIGAMKPKCEGINQPVYLPLNQETATVFDTTLQSLRDLACTALFALHVDIRCGIIHMLKRTMEGPKPRNTRSSEPATPSPSSLANWWHILSNQPTAASPTVLELNNDLIAFDTNISSYLGPPERWFITSGLARFIDRTFVANTCHIGAMNENGALRLQLDVLVLQQNLKNIIIDPTDDGRKDDIPNSQQNSEHTEVVALPRSAKFLDWFLEGAEKALDYAKDEKESFATHGDQALAAGNGEPFTYDELKVLIDLCFSDILLGPRGAENREEFMAAKKASADALLRLNEVMWDSK, from the exons ATGAGTGGCAGTAACCCTTACGCAAACGGATACGGATACTCCGATACCAGCCGCTATGACcgcggtgatggtggatacgGCGGAAGCAGTAGCAGCCTTGGGATGAACGGCTACGGAGGAGGCAGTGCGGAGAGAGAGCGTCGCCCAGGTGGATACGGTGGCTTCTATCCAgagccttcatcatcttccttgtcACCGGGGCAGTCACCCGAACGACGACGGGAAAGACGGGAAAGAGATGGTGATCACTCATCGTCGCGATCGCGCACAAGGGACGGAGAGGCTGATAGGAGGGCACTCGGTTCTCGAGATGGTCGCCCTCGCGGGGATAATAGCTGGTTAGGAAATAATAGCAGCGGCGAGAATGTTCCCGGTCATGCGGCAGGTCCCCAGGCCATCGAAG ACGTACTGCAAATGGTTCAACGAGAATGGGACTTTGTGGCCTCCGAAAATTGTGTGCCTGTGCAAGTCGCTTTGCAGCTGATGGATACCAGTACCTTGGGAAAAGCCGATCGCGAGCCGGATTTTATAAGAATCAATGATAAAATCCAGAGGACATTGAAGTCCGTTGTCAATG AACATCACCAGGGCTTCAATAGCTCCATTGGCACTTATCATAAGATCCAGTCAAGCATACAGAGCTCACAAAGCCGAGTCCGCACATTGAAGATCTCGCTGGAAGAGGCAAAATCTGGATTGTTGTCGACTAAACCCGAATTAAAGGGATTAGCTACGTCGTCACAGAAATATGACGACATCATTCAATTATTCAGCCAGATACAAGAGATTCAATCTCTGCCCGAAAGGCTAGAGTCACGAATATCGGACAAACGATTCCTTGCGGCTGTGGAGGTATTGCATAACGCTTTGCGGCTGTTGCGGCGCTCTGAACTCGAAAATATTGGAGCTCTCGCAGATATTCGAGCCTACTTTGGAAACCAAGAAGCATCTCTTACAGACATTCTGATCGAGGAGCTACACGATCACCTCTACCTCAAATCTCCCTACTGTTCAGGCCGCTGGAAaccaccagctgctgatGGTGAAAATGgagcccatccatccagctggACCGGGACAAGCTCATGGGAGAGACCCGTTTATGCATTCCTTGGGAAGTTGGACGCATCCACGCCTATGGTTGAAGACGCTTCGCGAAACCCGGAGGCCGATACATTCTACTACATACAATTGCTGATCGAAGCGCTGAACAAGATGGGTCATTTGGACATCGCAGTTGATAGGATAGAGCAACGCCTGCCTGTTGAACTATTTGCCGTTGTTGATAAAACCAACGCCGAGATCGATGCAAGGTATCCAAACAATACCCGCGGCTTTGCCTCACAAGACAGCAAGTCAAGTTTGCCGACAGATATAATCGAAAAACGTGGTCACGTGCTATCGGAGTTTCTTTGGACCTTGTATGCCAAATTTGAGGCTATTGCTGAAGGTCATCGTGTTGTTCATGATGTTATCGCGGCTATAGTAGAACGCGAGGGTATACCAAAGGGAAGTGCGCTCGCGGGTGGGTTCAAGGAACTCTGGAAGCTGTATCAAAGTGAG ATCCGGTCCCTCATGCATGACTACTTGGCAACGGATGGAGAATCATCATTCCGGCCCCGGCACGAAGAGGCTGAAGCGAAACGACAACTTTATACAGGGCAGAGAGATAAGAACAAG AAAATGTTCAAATTGTCCGAAACGGACCATACTACCGAAATACAAGCCGAGCAAAATGAGTTGGACGAGATTCTCAGGTCTTCGGTTCCTGGCTTGGTCACCAAATCAAGCCAGAAAGCCGCTGTCATCGATGCATCCGACTCCAGACAAGGAAACTCGGGAACTGGGCATAAGATCCTCATAGAGCCAAGCGTCTTCAACATgagcctccttcttcctccttcgctATCATTTATTCAGCGACTGAAGGAGATAGTACCCGTGGATTCCGATATTGCCATGAGTACATTGACTTCTTTCCTAGATGACTTCTTGGTCAACGTGTTCCTCCCTCAGCTAGATGAAACCGTGACAGACCTCTGTACTCTTAGCTTTATCTCGCCGGATGCTTTCACAGAGGACCCTCACTGGTCTGGGGTCTCTCCCCGGCCGGTTTTCAGG GGTACGGTCAAATTTATGTCGATTATTCGAGAATTCAGTAAAATGCTATCCAGCATCCCACATGATCAAGCTTTCACACAGCTACTCCTCTCGCAAATTGTGACTTACTACGACAAATGTTGTGGATGGTACAAAG CGATCGTGACCAAAACATCTCCCCGAGACAATGGAGAAGTCCGACTCAAGGCTGCCGCGCGTCATGCGGAATCAGGCGACGTTCATGACATTATCACGGAATTATGGAACGGAGTGACCGAGAACAAGCGGGAGCTCGTAGACAAG GAAACCGACATCCTTATCAAATCGACGAATGAGGTTCCATTGGAGCCATACGACATCATATCTGACCCCAAGACAGTCGTATCCTTGTCGCTTCTTTTCAACAGCATG CAATGGTTCGCAAGCCATCTTGCTCAGTTACGTCAAATCACACAACCAGCCTCCGACTCGCGACAGACTGAGTCCCGACCAGCCAATCGCCGCTGGACTCTGATTGGAGCCATGAAACCGAAGTGCGAGGGCATCAATCAACCAGTTTATCTTCCTTTGAACCAAGAGACAGCGACTGTGTTCGATACTACTCTTCAGTCTCTCCGCGATCTTGCATGCACTGCTCTCTTCGCCCTGCATGTCGACATCCGTTGCGGCATCATCCATATGCTGAAGCGGACAATGGAAGGCCCCAAGCCCCGGAACACACGAAGCTCGGAACCCGCTACGCCTTCCCCAAGCTCGCTCGCCAATTGGTGGCACATTCTctcaaaccaaccaactgcTGCGTCTCCTACAGTGCTTGAGCTGAACAATGACTTGATCGCGTTTGACACCAACATCTCGTCTTACCTAGGACCACCTGAGCGATGGTTCATCACGTCTGGGCTTGCTCGATTCATCGACCGTACTTTCGTCGCGAACACCTGCCATATTGGGGCTATGAACGAAAATGGCGCACTCCGACTGCAGCTAGACGTGCTAGTGCTGCAACAGAATctgaagaacatcatcatagaCCCAACAGATGATGGACGGAAAGATGACATTCCTAACTCACAGCAGAATAGTGAGCACACCGAGGTGGTTGCTTTGCCTCGTAGCGCTAAATTCCTCGATTGGTTCCTGGAAGGTGCGGAAAAAGCCTTAGACTACGcaaaggatgagaaggaatcgTTCGCAACCCACGGAGACCAAGCGCTGGCCGCTGGTAATGGCGAACCGTTCACGTACGACGAACTCAAGGTCCTCATTGACCTTTGCTTCTCAGACATTCTACTAGGCCCCCGAGGTGCAGAGAATCGGGAAGAGTTCATGGCAGCAAAGAAAGCCAGCGCCGATGCGCTCTTGAGGTTAAACGAGGTAATGTGGGATTCCAAGTGA
- the ampp gene encoding aminopeptidase P (COG:E;~EggNog:ENOG410PFDG;~InterPro:IPR000994,IPR033740,IPR000587,IPR029149, IPR032416,IPR001131,IPR036005;~MEROPS:MER0016544;~PFAM:PF16188,PF16189,PF01321,PF00557;~go_function: GO:0016787 - hydrolase activity [Evidence IEA];~go_function: GO:0070006 - metalloaminopeptidase activity [Evidence IEA]) has protein sequence MLFSHPPIRLAWTSAFQSARKLPLPRSRLFSSSAPRFIIDMETVDTSERLARLRQLMQERKVDVYIVPSEDSHQSEYIAPCDGRREFISGFSGSAGTAIVSMTKAALSTDGRYFNQASKQLDSNWALLKRGVEGFPTWQEWTTEQAEGGKVVGVDPALVTPAGARSLSETLKKNGSSLVGVEQNLVDLVWGKDRPAPPREAVRVHPAQYAGKSFQEKIGDLRKELENKKAAGIVISMLDEIAWLFNLRGTDIPYNPVFFSYALITPTTVDLYVDEDKLTPEVKAHLGQDVVIKPYDSIFADAKALSEARKQDATGAAPKFLLSNKASWALSLSLGGEEQVEEVRSPIADAKAVKNDVELAGMRACHVRDGAALIEYFAWLENELINKKTTLDEVDAADKLEQIRSKHDLYAGLSFDTISSTGPNGAVIHYKPEKGSCSIIDPTAIYLCDSGAQYLDGTTDVTRTFHFGKPTELEKKAFTLVLKGLISIDTAVFPKGTSGFALDALARQFLWKEGLDYLHGTGHGIGSYLNVHEGPMGIGTRVQYTEVPIAAGNVISDEPGFYEDGKFGIRIENVIMAREVQTTHKFGEKPWLGFEHVTMAPLGRNLINASLLSEHEIKWVNDYHAEVWEKTHRFFENDDYTRSWLQRETQPISK, from the exons ATGCTCTTTTCTCACCCTCCAATTCGCCTTGCTTGGACTTCAGCTTTCCAATCGGCTCGCAAGTTACCCCTACCCCGTTCAAggctcttctccagctccgcccCGCGCTTCATCATCGATATGGAGACTGTGGACACGTCAGAACGCCTGGCCAGGTTAAGGCAGTTGATGCAGGAGCGTAAGGTGGACGTTTACA TCGTTCCTTCGGAAGACAGTCATCAGTCCGAATACATTGCTCCATGTGACGGCCGCCGAG AATTCATCTCGGGTTTCTCCGGATCGGCAGGAACTGCTATTGTTTCCATGACCAAGGCGGCACTATCGACAGATGGCCGCTACTTCAACCAGGCTTCGAAGCAGCTGGACAGCAATTGGGCGCTTCTGAAGCGAGGCGTTGAGGGATTCCCGACATGGCAGGAATG GACTACAGAACAAGCCGAGGGAGGAAAGGTTGTTGGAGTCGATCCAGCTCTGGTTACACCTG CGGGCGCCCGTAGTCTCTCGGAAACCCTCAAGAAGAATGGCTCATCACTCGTGGGCGTCGAGCAGAACCTGGTTGACTTGGTTTGGGGTAAAGACCGACCGGCCCCTCCAAGGGAAGCGGTGAGAGTGCACCCTGCGCAGTATGCGGGCAAGAGCTTTCAGGAGAAAATCGGCGACTTGCGCAAGGAGTTGGAAAACAAGAAAGCGGCTGGGATTGTTATCT CGATGCTTGATGAGATTGCGTGGCTGTTCAACCTGAGAGGCACCGA TATTCCATACAACCCAGTGTTCTTTTCATACGCCCTTATAACCCCTACTACCGTTGATCTCTACGTTGACGAGGACAAGTTGACACCGGAAGTGAAAGCTCATCTAGGCCAGGATGTCGTCATCAAGCCGTATGACTCTATCTTCGCAGATGCCAAAGCGCTTAGCGAGGCGCGAAAGCAAGATGCGACGGGAGCGGCTCCCAAGTTCCTGCTGTCAAACAAGGCTTCTTGGGCTCTCAGCCTTAGCCTGGGAGGTGAAGAGCAGGTTGAGGAGGTCCGTAGCCCTATTGCTGATGCCAAAGCCGTTAAGAATGATGTGGAACTCGCGGGAATGCGCGCTTGCCACGTTCGTGATGGTGCGGCCTTGATCGAATATTTCGCTTGGCTCGAGAACGAGTTGATCAACAAGAAAACTACCCTGGATGAAGTTGATGCGGCAGACAAGCTGGAACAGATCAGGTCCAAGCATGATTTGTATGCTGGCTTGTCCTTCGATACTATCTCCTCCACAGGCCCGAATGGAGCAGTTATCCATTATAAGCCAGAGAAAGGAAGTTGTTCCATTATCGACCCAACAGCCATTTACCTTTGCGATTCCGGTGCCCAGTATCTGGATGGCACCACCGATGTAACCCGGACGTTCCATTTCGGAAAACCCACCgaactggaaaagaaagctTTCACACTGGTGCTCAAAGGTCTCATTTCTATCGACACTGCTGTCTTCCCCAAGGGTACTAGCGGATTTGCGCTTGATGCTCTCGCTAGACAATTCCTATGGAAGGAAGGCCTCGACTACCTCCACGGAACAGGCCACGGAATCGGCTCTTATCTG AATGTGCACGAGGGACCCATGGGTATCGGCACTCGTGTCCAGTATACTGAGGTTCCCATCGCCGCGGGCAACGTTATTTCTGACG AACCCGGATTCTATGAGGACGGAAAATTCGGCATCCGTATTGAGA ATGTTATCATGGCGCGTGAAGTGCAAACGACTCATAAGTTCGGTGAAAAACCATGGCTGGGATTCGAGCACGTCACCATGGCTCCACTGGGCCGCAATTTGATCAACGCATCCCTTCTCAGTGAGCATGAGATCAAATGGGTAAATGACTATCATGCAGAGGTGTGGGAGAAGACTCACCGCTTCTTCGAAAACGACGACTACACACGCAGTTGGCTCCAGCGCGAGACCCAGCCTATATCCAAATAG